The DNA window TCTGAATTTCTTAGCACCTTGATATTGGTTGGTTGGTCAATTCTTTCTATTAATTTTGGCTCCAGATGTCAGAGAATTAAAGTCCATTAGAATTTCGTTGAATGTACTTGGGTTCTGTCAACAAATTTGGTGCATAAGTAGACTGAATTTCACTTACAAGGCTATGCTTCACCCGCCCATTTGAATACACTTGGGTTTTAGTGTTTGGGCTGGTTGCCTGGTTCCCTCGCGAATATTTGATGCATTTTCAGCTTTCCTGCATTTTCTTGCTGGTAAAGTGTCTGATTAAACATTGGTTGTTTCTTACAGCAACAACAATAACCAAGAATGTTTTATCTTGAGACAGCGTAATTAGCACCTTGATATTGGTTGGTTGGTCAATTCTTTCTATTAATTTGGCTCCAGATGTCAGAGAATTAAAGTCCATTAGAATTTCGTTAAATGTACTTAGGTTCTGTCAACAAATTTAGTATATGTGTAGACTAAATTTCACTTACAAGGGTATGGTTCACTCGCCCATTTGAATTCATGACATATGTACACCTGCTATCTACCTacaatatatatagtatatacctAATGCGGCTCGACGGTTCTGATTGTTTCTTGTTTGTATCTAAGAATGCTCAAATTTCTTATGTCTTGTTTCCCAGGTGACCAATGAATCCCTTAGATCACTCTCCACTCTTGAGAAGCTAGAGGACATAGCAATGGTCAGCTGCTTGTTTATAGATGATGATGGCCTACAAATGCTAAGTATGTGCAACTCGCTGCAGGTATAACACCTTGCAAGGATGCTGATCTTGTATGAACTTCATACTTTAATATGTGCTGCCAGCTTTCCTTTTGTTACCTCTGTGCCTATGTGCTTACTGGATTTTCAATTTCTACCTGTTTTAGAGTATTGATGTATCGAGGTGTCACCATGTGTCTTCTCTGGGCTTAGCTTCACTCATAGATGGTCAAAGATTTCTCCGAAAAATAAATGCTGCACACAGTTTGCATGTGAGTTCCTTTTCTCTTTGCCTTTCGAGAACAAATCGTTGAGACCATGATTTCGTTTAAGCAGTAAAATTCGCATTTCCAATGGTTGTTCACCTTCTGCGGTCGCACTTGCAGGAGATAGAGACTTGTGTTCTGAGCAAATTATCAACAATAGGCGAAACTTTGACTGTTTTAAGACTCGATGGCCTTGAAATCTTTGCCTCAAATCTTCAGGCAATTGGTTCTACCTGCAAGAATTTGGTTGAGATTGGGCTTAGCAAATGCAATGGCGTTACAGATGATGGTATTGTTTCGCTAGTTGCTCATTGCTGTGACTTAAGGACTATCGACGTGACATGCTGCCATCTTCTTACAAATGATGCCCTTGCTGCAATTGCCGAGAACTGTAGAAAGATTGAATGCCTTCGACTGGAATCCTGCCCTTTTATAAGTGAGAAGGGACTAGAGCCAATCGCAACCCTCTGTTCCCACCTTAAGGAGATTGACCTCACTGACTGTCGTATTAATGATGCAGGTAACTGAAAAGTAGCTGTGCCATATTTTTTTATAGGAAAAAGTTCATTCCTAAATTTGAGCTCATCATTTGAAATCCCACATTTTCAGCTTTGCAGCACTTGGCAAGTTGCTCGGAACTGCTGATCTTGAAGCTTGGCCTCTGCTCTAGCATTTCTGATGAAGGCCTTGTTTATATTAGTTCAAACTGTGGAAAGCTTGTGGAACTTGATCTATACCGGTaatcaatatttatatttatgctttagaaattatttattgatTAATCATTGGTCTCTAAACTAAAGCACACTTGTTTATCTTTCCCACAGTTGTAGTGCTATTACTGATGATGGGCTGGCAGCTGTAGCTAGTGGCTGCAAGAAGATCAGGATGCTAAACTTATGCTATTGCACCCAAATCACCGATGCTGGTTTGAAGCATGTAAGCGCTCTGGAAGAACTCACAAACCTGGAGTTGAGATGCCTGGTGCGCATCACAGGCATTGGGATCACCTCCATCGCCATTGGTTGCACTAGCCTGATAGAACTGGACCTTAAACGCTGTTACTCTGTGGATGATGCTGGCCTGTGGGCTCTTTCAAGATACTCCCAGAACCTTAGACAAGTAAAGAACTCAACGACTTCATCTTCTCCTTTTGTAA is part of the Miscanthus floridulus cultivar M001 chromosome 9, ASM1932011v1, whole genome shotgun sequence genome and encodes:
- the LOC136482983 gene encoding F-box/LRR-repeat protein 3-like, giving the protein MSHDSGSSAGAGVESLSLDLLAHALAGVRDPRDRKSCRLASRAFARAEAASRRAARVLRREALPRALRAFPALSSLDLSACAGLDDASLAAALPVPGSSAEPPGLLLPVRRVLLARASGVGWRGLEALVAACPRLEAVDLSHCVAAGDREMAALAAAGLRELVMDKCLGVTDVGLAKVAVGCPGLQRLSVKWCREISDIGVKLLAKKCPELRSVDISYLKVTNESLRSLSTLEKLEDIAMVSCLFIDDDGLQMLSMCNSLQSIDVSRCHHVSSLGLASLIDGQRFLRKINAAHSLHEIETCVLSKLSTIGETLTVLRLDGLEIFASNLQAIGSTCKNLVEIGLSKCNGVTDDGIVSLVAHCCDLRTIDVTCCHLLTNDALAAIAENCRKIECLRLESCPFISEKGLEPIATLCSHLKEIDLTDCRINDAALQHLASCSELLILKLGLCSSISDEGLVYISSNCGKLVELDLYRCSAITDDGLAAVASGCKKIRMLNLCYCTQITDAGLKHVSALEELTNLELRCLVRITGIGITSIAIGCTSLIELDLKRCYSVDDAGLWALSRYSQNLRQLTISYCQVTGLGLGHLLGSLRCLQDVKMVHLSWVSIEGFEMALRASCGRLKKLKLLGGLRSVLSTELLQMLQACGCRVRWVDKPLVYKG